One window of the Leishmania panamensis strain MHOM/PA/94/PSC-1 chromosome 12 sequence genome contains the following:
- a CDS encoding hypothetical protein (TriTrypDB/GeneDB-style sysID: LpmP.12.0520) produces MVEYGKWLGMELPDDMPLLWIAREGLKAPLPDHWKACKSEKGELYYFNFKTGESIWDHPSDERYRELLKTEKAKLHVKKNGKGDKEVTPGGSSKHLHAHSGKSTKKGRSKISETEEQETNSRAQEAARKINSVKDLEPIQQKKELPESLKIAAMLSDGGRDDKGNTASARMGSLEFQSTASRSGSSLALDATKAPKIDEPDTILLPSKVVAGGGVNGLRALDKLSTPSPEKAVTPSSKNQKAKVHQEVSKELEEYRARQQNNLRRQEEEIDAGVAEELRSYQEEANAKKQKRRAAVDKEMEDAMNSESAKLRAELESKLAALRQDYETKRTAESERLRNKLKAQLDHDKRKVEAEVAQMLEVFTREKRQESEIQKEAQSQAFQEAMKSVADVKQFSLAFVHEYKTALAAFAKGVEESQCVFEQIGAQRQRQMKEEMDSKLAQMREEHDRQVQQEQDRASKRLETLRKDTEREAEELKQVQQQQLQRLHDEFKEQRSAHQKEQFSQEHEHFMEALAEIRASQAKELEALKQQLKEKAQEELNAIMQELVKEKELRRDSLSVVRLAESREPTPRLLESRSVSATDDDGDIGKGKGSPPHLDRKLLTRTSVEESVAGAAPVASPQPDIKALVTEALREVFAGSPFILSSPAQTGEARTSPGTPAAAASTIVTPSRSEQDFHSSNPTASLMAPVLSGNPIKTPGGFKLPLSFEEQRSLVEGERSRLQEGRKYVELQQQNLEERKQQLRRTRHQWKQDVLAAKREGVRSSSNRGQLLNKVRLTLEEQAHGLEHDMMILRDSQVWLLSKEQRLMILERQIEEQERLRGHNGGEASALNNCSVDTAALMTGFFKPPRYSIAGPDTAFHRDVMGYNGFGSGSTLSMGNYPASPILSKALSRIERRLDEVTSIIHMQHQQAASQTMAPFHGHGNSRRHSTVSPGVREAVPGRVRRTSHSHSKSDALRRDTHLDQWQAPGM; encoded by the coding sequence ATGGTAGAGTACGGGAAGTGGCTCGGGATGGAGCTCCCCGACGACATGCCCCTTTTGTGGATAGCACGCGAGGGTCTCAAGGCTCCACTTCCGGACCACTGGAAGGCATgcaagagcgaaaagggTGAGTTGTACTACTTCAACTTCAAGACCGGGGAGAGCATTTGGGATCACCCTTCCGACGAACGCTACCGTGAGCTCCTCAAAACGGAGAAAGCAAAGCTGCACGTGAAGAAAAATGGGAAGGGTGATAAAGAAGTTACTCCTGGTGGCTCGTCCAAACATCTGCACGCGCATAGCGGTAAGTCTACCAAGAAGGGACGATCAAAGATCAGCGAGACCGAGGAACAGGAGACAAACTCAAGAGCTCAGGAGGCAGCCAGGAAGATCAACAGCGTCAAGGACCTGGAGCCAATACAGCAGAAGAAAGAGCTGCCCGAATCTCTGAAGATCGCCGCGATGCTGAGcgatggagggagggacgaCAAGGGAAATACTGCATCGGCACGCATGGGTTCCCTCGAGTTTCAATCTACCGCTTCTCGCAGCGGCTCTTCTCTTGCGTTGGATGCCACCAAAGCACCCAAGATCGATGAGCCCGATACCATACTTCTTCCGTCAAAGGTAgtggctggtggtggtgtgaaCGGATTGAGGGCTCTAGACAAGCTTAGCACACCTTCGCCAGAGAAAGCTGTGACTCCTAGCTCGAAGAATCAGAAGGCCAAGGTGCATCAGGAGGTGAgcaaggagctggaggaatATAGAGCACGGCAGCAGAACAATCTCAGACgtcaggaggaggagatcgaTGCAGGGGTAGCAGAGGAGCTCAGAAGTTATCAGGAAGAAGCAAACGCCAAAAAACAAAAACGCCGAGCGGCGGTCGACAAGGAGATGGAGGATGCGATGAATAGCGAGTCGGCCAAGCTTAGAGCCGAGCTAGAGAGCAAGCTCGCTGCACTGCGGCAGGATTATGAGACGAAGCGCACCGCTGAAAGCGAGCGCCTGCGCAACAAGTTGAAAGCACAACTCGATCACGATAAGCGAAAAGTCGAAGCGGAAGTTGCACAGATGTTAGAAGTCTTTACGCGCGAAAAGCGACAGGAGTCGGAGATCCAAAAAGAGGCTCAATCTCAGGCGTTCCAGGAAGCTATGAAAAGCGTGGCGGATGTGAAGCAGTTCTCATTAGCTTTCGTGCACGAGTATAAAACTGCACTCGCCGCCTTCGCGAAGGGTGTAGAAGAGTCGCAGTGCGTCTTCGAGCAGATTGGAGCTCAAAGGCAGAGGCAAATGAAGGAGGAAATGGACTCAAAGCTAGCTCAGATGCGCGAGGAGCATGACCGGCAAGTTCAGCAAGAGCAAGATCGTGCGAGCAAGCGACTCGAGACACTTCGGAAAGACACTGAGCGCGAGGCAGAGGAGCTCAAgcaagtgcagcagcagcagcttcaaaGACTGCACGACGAATTCAAGGAACAGCGGAGTGCCCATCAAAAAGAACAATTTTCGCAAGAGCACGAGCACTTtatggaggcgctggcggaaATCAGGGCTTCCCAAGCAAAGGAGCTCGAGGccctgaagcagcagctgaaggagaaggccCAAGAGGAGTTGAATGCTATCATGCAGGAACtggtgaaggaaaaggagttGCGGCGAGACAGTCTGAGCGTCGTACGACTTGCTGAATCGCGTGAACCAACTCCTCGCTTGTTGGAGAGTCGATCTGTGAGTGCTACAGATGACGATGGCGACAtaggaaagggaaaggggtcTCCCCCACATCTGGATAGAAAGTTGCTCACACGTACCTCAGTCGAGGAGAGTGTTGCTGGGGCAGCCCCTGTTGCGTCTCCGCAGCCGGACATCAAAGCTCTTGTCACAGAAGCACTTCGTGAGGTCTTTGCCGGATCACCATTCATCCTTTCATCTCCGGCGCAAACGGGAGAGGCTCGAACGTCTCCAGGgacacctgctgctgcagcatccACAATTGTCACACCTTCAAGAAGCGAGCAGGACTTCCACTCCTCGAATCCCACGGCGAGCCTGATGGCGCCTGTCCTGAGCGGTAACCCGATCAAGACACCTGGTGGGTTTAAGCTACCCCTTTCTttcgaggagcagcgcagtTTAGTTGAGGGAGAACGAAGTCGCTTGCAAGAGGGTCGCAAGTATGTAGAGTTACAACAGCAGAACCTCGAAgagcggaagcagcagctgaggcgTACGCGGCACCAATGGAAGCAAGACGTTCTTGCCGCCAAACGGGAAGGTGTTCGCTCATCATCGAATCGTGGGCAACTCCTCAACAAGGTTCGCCTTACACTGGAAGAGCAAGCGCACGGCTTGGAGCATGACATGATGATCCTCCGTGACTCTCAGGTGTGGCTCTTGTCGAAAGAGCAGCGCCTGATGATTTTGGAGAGGCAGATCGAGGAGCAAGAGCGGCTAAGGGGTCATAACGGCGGTGAGGCTTCAGCGCTGAACAACTGCAGCGTCGACACTGCGGCGCTCATGACTGGGTTCTTCAAACCTCCGCGGTACAGCATTGCGGGCCCCGACACAGCCTTCCACCGTGATGTGATGGGGTACAATGGCTTTGGGAGTGGCAGCACCCTTTCCATGGGGAATTATCCAGCGAGCCCGATTCTCTCAAAGGCGCTGAGTCGCATCGAACGGCGCTTGGATGAGGTAACATCTATTATACAcatgcagcaccagcaggctGCTTCGCAGACCATGGCTCCGTTTCATGGACACGGCAACAGCCGCCGACACAGCACTGTGTCGCCAGGTGTCCGTGAGGCTGTGCCGGGGCGCGTACGGCGCACGTCGCACAGTCACTCCAAGTCTGATGCCCTGCGTCGCGACACGCATCTGGATCAGTGGCAAGCCCCAGGGATGTAA
- a CDS encoding vacuolar ATP synthase subunit, putative (TriTrypDB/GeneDB-style sysID: LpmP.12.0530) has product MANSVRYRNGEQRIVGIIGDEDTVTGFLLAGVGDNRVMLNQGENPGEGQRRGFPANYYVVNPSTPLSEIEEAFTTMCARKDIGIIIICQHIANDIRHLVEEHNSVIPCILEIPSKGEKYDAEKDFVLEKITRALGMR; this is encoded by the coding sequence ATGGCGAACTCTGTTCGCTACCGCAACGGTgagcagcgcatcgtcgGTATAATCGGGGATGAGGATACAGTCACTGGGTTTCTTCTTGCTGGAGTCGGCGACAACCGAGTGATGCTCAACCAAGGGGAGAACCCAGGCGAAGGGCAACGAAGGGGGTTTCCAGCAAATTATTATGTCGTGAATCCATCGACTCCTTTATCCGAGATCGAAGAAGCATTTACAACGATGTGTGCACGCAAGGATATCGGTATCATCATCATCTGTCAGCACATCGCGAACGATATTCGCCATCTTGTGGAAGAGCACAACAGTGTGATTCCTTGCATACTGGAGATTCCAAGCAAGGGGGAAAAGTACGACGCCGAGAAGGATTTTGTGCTGGAAAAGATCACTCGTGCGCTGGGTATGCGGTAG
- the PGI gene encoding glucose-6-phosphate isomerase (TriTrypDB/GeneDB-style sysID: LpmP.12.0540), whose amino-acid sequence MATATFNAPYEIARKTKVLGASDSSLSKLSAWKRLEFLYEKYGSESILSHFEKDQQRFSRYSIEVPLQCDDNFLFLDYSKSHINDEVKDALVALAEERGVRAFIKAMFDGQQVNSTEKRAVLHVALRNRSNRAINVNGKDIMTDVNLVLSQMKDFTDRVRSGEWKGQTGKSIHYIVNVGIGGSDLGPVMVYESLKPFSMRDMHCFFVSNVDGTHMAEVLKQVNMEETIFIIASKTFTTQETLTNAMSARNAFMDYLKSNNIPSDGAVAKHFVALSTNAKEVREFGIDTANMFEFWDWVGGRYSVWSAIGLSVMLSIGYENFVEFLTGAHVIDNHFVSAPVEQNLPMMLALVGIWYNNFFGAETQAVLPYDQYLWRLPAYLQQLDMESNGKGVTKKSGAVTVQTGPIIFGEAGTNGQHAFYQLIHQGTKIIPCDFIGCVQTQNRVGDHHRILMSNFFAQTEALMVGKSAEEVRQELVKSGMPSDAIESLLPHKTFTGSRPSNSILVNALTPRALGAIIAMYEHKVLVQGAIWGINSYDQWGVELGKVLAKSILPQLKSGNIVSNHDGSTNGLINMFNTRAHL is encoded by the coding sequence ATGGCCACTGCGACTTTCAATGCACCGTATGAGATAGCACGCAAGACCAAAGTGTTGGGAGCCTCAGACAGCAGCCTCTCGAAGTTGTCTGCGTGGAAACGCCTGGAGTTCCTATACGAGAAGTACGGCAGCGAGTCCATATTGTCACATTTCGAGAAGgatcagcagcgcttcaGTCGGTACTCGATTGAGGTTCCCCTGCAGTGTGACGACAATTTTCTCTTCCTTGACTACTCCAAGTCACACATCAACGACGAAGTTAAGGATGCGTTGGTGGCGTTGGCCGAAGAGCGTGGTGTTCGGGCGTTCATCAAGGCTATGTTTGATGGACAGCAGGTGAATTCCACTGAGAAGCGTGCAGTACTGcatgtggcgctgcgcaaccGCAGCAACCGGGCTATCAACGTCAACGGCAAGGATATAATGACTGATGTGAACCTCGTGCTTTCCCAGATGAAGGATTTTACCGACAGAGTTCGCAGCGGAGAGTGGAAGGGTCAAACGGGCAAGTCTATTCACTATATCGTCAACGTTGGGATTGGCGGCAGCGACCTTGGCCCGGTCATGGTGTACGAGTCGCTGAAGCCGTTCTCCATGCGTGACATGCACTGCTTTTTTGTCTCCAACGTCGATGGCACGCACATGGCTGAGGTTTTGAAGCAGGTTAACATGGAGGAGACCATCTTTATTATTGCAAGCAAGACGTTCACTACCCAAGAAACGTTGACGAATGCCATGTCTGCACGCAACGCCTTCATGGACTACCTCAAGTCAAACAATATCCCGTCGGATGGCGCTGTTGCGAAGCATTTTGTTGCCCTCTCGACCAATGCGAAAGAGGTTCGCGAGTTTGGCATTGATACGGCTAACATGTTTGAGTTCTGGGACTGGGTGGGTGGCCGCTACTCTGTGTGGTCCGCCATTGGTCTCTCTGTGATGCTTTCGATTGGCTATGAGAACTTTGTAGAGTTTCTGACTGGCGCGCACGTCATTGATAACCACTTTGTGTCAGCGCCGGTGGAGCAGAATTTGCCGATGATGCTGGCTTTGGTCGGGATCTGGTACAATAACTTTTTCGGCGCGGAGACCCAGGCGGTGCTTCCGTACGACCAGTACCTGTGGCGCCTGCCGGCCTACCTTCAGCAGCTGGACATGGAGAGCAACGGCAAGGGTGTGACCAAGAAGTCGGGCGCGGTGACTGTGCAGACGGGCCCGATCATCTTCGGTGAGGCTGGCACTAATGGCCAGCACGCATTCTATCAGCTCATTCACCAGGGTACCAAGATCATCCCGTGCGATTTCATCGGGTGCGTCCAAACGCAGAACCGCGTGGGCGACCACCACCGGATCCTGATGAGCAATTTCTTTGCACAGACGGAGGCGCTCATGGTTGGAAAGAGCGCGGAGGAAGTTCGTCAGGAACTCGTCAAGTCTGGTATGCCGTCTGATGCTATTGAGTCCCTGCTTCCACACAAAACGTTTACAGGTAGCCGTCCCAGCAACTCGATCCTGGTGAATGCTCTCACACCGCGTGCTCTGGGTGCCATCATCGCCATGTACGAGCACAAAGTTCTTGTACAAGGTGCGATCTGGGGCATCAACAGCTATGACCAGTGGGGTGTGGAGCTTGGTAAGGTGCTTGCCAAGTCTATCCTGCCGCAACTCAAGTCCGGCAATATCGTTTCCAACCACGACGGCTCTACAAATGGCCTGATCAATATGTTCAACACTCGCGCACATCTGTGA